A stretch of Gossypium hirsutum isolate 1008001.06 chromosome A06, Gossypium_hirsutum_v2.1, whole genome shotgun sequence DNA encodes these proteins:
- the LOC107962645 gene encoding uncharacterized protein, producing the protein MDEYHSSDTNALGFCLLPSELIQSILFSLALPEILRMKLVNKFLSYLISDQDFIRQCNLRSRSATWLFVYKKRWRRDAILHGFSDQSNRWFKICIEDLIKQVVFYPDEDIYLLTASGNIFLFASNSQKAVIAVNLVSKAVKKIPPCPLGPRGTSSWRRSGMKLVPESSDSGHFRFLFVELVGNSPVVFEYNSETEKWQCREAREGKGNFAGNDCMFLNAHNAPQESLVVAIGSEYIPPKILRPRFGNREQQASWVNVNDRRHVYGDGHVMIMRSRDQRRAKVLCSIEVWGISLRSGNWEYVSNVPSEIMEQIGKPYGVMIGCLEARNGRIRVVLMSNYEGSWDIIWLTYHQQSGVWNWVLLPDCKMKGANLAGITFSSGLSLT; encoded by the coding sequence ATGGATGAATATCACAGTTCAGACACCAACGCCCTTGGTTTCTGTCTTCTTCCTTCCGAACTCATACAAAGCATCCTCTTCTCACTGGCTTTGCCGGAAATCCTTCGCATGAAATTAGTCAACAAGTTCCTTTCTTATCTTATATCCGACCAAGATTTTATCCGGCAGTGCAACCTACGATCAAGGTCAGCCACTTGGTTATTTGTCTACAAGAAACGCTGGCGTCGCGACGCCATACTCCACGGGTTTTCGGATCAATCCAACCGTTGGTTCAAGATTTGTATCGAAGATTTGATTAAGCAAGTTGTTTTTTATCCGGATGAAGATATATATTTATTGACAGCAAGTGGGAATATTTTTCTGTTTGCTTCCAATTCTCAAAAGGCAGTTATTGCTGTTAATTTGGTTAGTAAGGCAGTTAAAAAGATCCCTCCATGTCCATTAGGTCCACGTGGTACCTCTTCCTGGAGGAGATCCGGGATGAAGCTAGTACCCGAATCATCGGATTCCGGCCATTTCCGGTTTTTGTTCGTGGAACTAGTGGGGAACAGTCCGGTTGTGTTCGAATACAATTCAGAGACCGAAAAATGGCAGTGCAGAGAAGCAAGAGAGGGGAAGGGGAACTTCGCAGGGAATGATTGTATGTTTCTCAATGCACATAATGCACCTCAGGAGAGTTTGGTGGTTGCGATTGGATCTGAATACATCCCACCAAAGATCCTACGACCAAGATTCGGAAACAGAGAGCAGCAGGCAAGCTGGGTGAACGTAAATGACCGAAGACACGTGTATGGTGACGGACACGTGATGATAATGAGATCGCGGGATCAAAGAAGGGCAAAGGTGTTGTGCAGCATAGAAGTGTGGGGGATAAGCCTAAGAAGTGGGAATTGGGAGTATGTGTCAAATGTCCCGAGTGAGATAATGGAGCAAATAGGGAAACCTTACGGGGTGATGATAGGGTGTTTAGAGGCGAGAAATGGGAGAATTCGGGTGGTGTTGATGTCGAATTACGAGGGCTCATGGGACATTATTTGGCTGACTTACCATCAACAGAGCGGCGTATGGAATTGGGTGTTGTTGCCTGATTGCAAGATGAAAGGGGCTAACTTGGCTGGAATCACATTCTCCTCAGGCCTTTCTTTGACATGA